One region of Agrobacterium tumefaciens genomic DNA includes:
- a CDS encoding CCA tRNA nucleotidyltransferase: MSSLAGRDWFEKPALKRIFALLNADGGEVRIVGGAVRNALMEQPVVDVDMATTLTPDVVVERAKAAGIKAVPTGIEHGTVTLVIDGEGFEVTTLRRDVETNGRHAQVAFGTDWQIDAERRDLTINALYADEKGKIIDLIDGLPDIETGTVRFIGDAAMRISEDYLRILRFFRFFAHYGSGRPDADGLRASARAKDKLGTLSAERVWGELKKLLSARDPSRALLWMRQSGVLAEILPETEKWGIDAIHGLVATEQALGWTVDPMLRLAAIVPPDRERLTALAARLRLSKAEAAYLAHWASAPVIDPEMKETALDRLLYRQGVDGVKTRLKLALASARADLSGGEAAMQKVARLSTLLTRANKFHKPGFPLSGADVMAAGVESGPKVGEVLKSLEEKWIDVNFSLDRAALTARLKDMLEN; the protein is encoded by the coding sequence ATGAGCAGCCTTGCCGGGCGGGACTGGTTTGAAAAGCCGGCGCTGAAGCGCATCTTCGCGCTGTTGAACGCCGATGGCGGCGAGGTGCGGATCGTCGGCGGCGCCGTGCGCAATGCGCTGATGGAACAACCGGTCGTCGATGTCGATATGGCGACGACGCTTACCCCCGATGTGGTGGTTGAGCGCGCCAAGGCGGCGGGCATCAAGGCGGTACCGACCGGCATTGAACACGGCACGGTGACGCTGGTGATCGACGGCGAGGGTTTCGAGGTGACGACGCTGCGCCGCGATGTCGAGACCAACGGCCGCCATGCGCAGGTCGCTTTTGGCACAGACTGGCAGATCGATGCCGAACGGCGCGATCTCACCATCAACGCACTTTACGCTGACGAGAAGGGCAAGATCATCGACCTCATCGATGGCCTTCCCGACATTGAAACCGGCACGGTGCGCTTCATCGGCGATGCCGCGATGCGGATTTCGGAAGATTATCTGCGGATTCTTCGGTTCTTCCGCTTTTTCGCCCATTATGGTTCCGGTCGTCCCGATGCCGATGGCTTGCGCGCCAGTGCGCGAGCCAAGGACAAGCTGGGGACGCTCTCGGCCGAGCGGGTGTGGGGCGAGCTGAAAAAGCTGCTTTCCGCGCGCGATCCCTCCCGCGCCTTGCTGTGGATGCGGCAATCCGGCGTGTTGGCGGAAATTCTTCCCGAAACGGAAAAATGGGGTATCGACGCCATTCACGGGCTGGTGGCAACCGAACAGGCGCTTGGCTGGACAGTTGACCCGATGCTGCGGCTTGCTGCCATAGTGCCGCCCGACAGGGAGAGGCTAACGGCGCTTGCTGCGCGGCTGCGGCTGTCGAAGGCTGAAGCTGCATATCTTGCCCACTGGGCTTCCGCGCCGGTGATCGATCCGGAGATGAAGGAGACGGCGCTCGACCGGCTGCTTTACCGGCAGGGCGTTGACGGTGTGAAGACGCGGCTGAAGCTGGCGCTTGCCTCGGCCCGCGCCGACCTTTCGGGCGGTGAGGCGGCGATGCAGAAAGTCGCGCGACTTTCGACGCTGCTGACGAGAGCGAACAAGTTCCACAAGCCCGGCTTTCCGCTGAGCGGCGCTGATGTGATGGCCGCGGGCGTGGAGTCCGGTCCGAAGGTAGGCGAGGTGCTGAAAAGCCTCGAAGAAAAGTGGATCGACGTCAATTTCTCGCTAGACCGGGCAGCGCTGACCGCCCGGCTGAAGGATATGCTGGAGAATTGA
- a CDS encoding NUDIX hydrolase, protein MTITTTRLETFTAADFRRRVLEEGKGVAERENGDHLLNPGVVLSGNGIRLKDAAVLVPVIDDGNEARVIFTQRTATLRKHSGQISFPGGGIDAGDRTPEEAALRETEEEIGLSRSFVETVGRLPDYISGTGFRIKPVLSVVRPGFDLTLNPTEVDEVFEVPLSFLMDPANHGRGSRIFQGKERFFYEMPYGERYIWGITAGIVRTIYERFYS, encoded by the coding sequence ATGACAATAACGACAACCCGCCTTGAAACTTTTACCGCCGCCGATTTCCGCCGCCGGGTGCTGGAGGAAGGCAAGGGCGTGGCGGAACGCGAGAATGGCGATCATCTGCTCAATCCGGGCGTGGTGCTTTCGGGAAACGGCATAAGGCTGAAGGACGCCGCCGTGCTGGTGCCTGTCATCGACGACGGCAACGAAGCGCGGGTGATCTTCACCCAGCGTACCGCAACCCTGCGCAAACATTCCGGCCAGATTTCCTTTCCGGGCGGTGGCATCGATGCCGGGGACCGCACACCGGAAGAGGCGGCCCTGCGCGAGACGGAAGAGGAGATCGGCCTCTCGCGATCTTTCGTGGAAACAGTCGGGCGTCTGCCGGATTATATTTCCGGTACCGGTTTTCGCATCAAGCCGGTGCTGTCGGTCGTTCGTCCCGGCTTTGACCTGACGCTCAATCCCACGGAAGTGGATGAGGTTTTCGAGGTGCCGCTGTCTTTCCTGATGGACCCAGCCAATCACGGGCGCGGCAGCCGCATCTTTCAGGGGAAGGAGCGGTTTTTCTACGAAATGCCCTATGGCGAGCGCTACATTTGGGGCATTACGGCGGGCATCGTGCGGACGATTTACGAGAGGTTTTATTCATGA
- a CDS encoding DUF1285 domain-containing protein — protein sequence MAAETINSASDAAGLAAMISRAAEQTGDAKRGPAPVERWNPPFCGDLDMEIRADGTWFYMGTPIGRAPLVRLFSTVLRKDDDGKTYLVTPVEKVGIRVVDAPFVAVEMKVTAGEKDGGPLLTFRTNVGDVVEAGPEHPLRFTIFGENRELKPYILVRGRLEALVSRAVMYDLVALGEVIDVDGVEMFAVRSGGVVFPVMPAKELERLSQ from the coding sequence ATGGCAGCGGAGACGATAAATTCGGCAAGCGATGCAGCAGGGCTGGCGGCGATGATTTCCCGCGCCGCCGAGCAGACCGGCGACGCCAAACGTGGACCTGCCCCGGTGGAGCGCTGGAATCCCCCCTTTTGCGGCGATCTCGACATGGAAATCCGCGCAGACGGCACCTGGTTCTATATGGGTACGCCCATTGGCCGGGCGCCGCTTGTGCGGCTGTTTTCCACGGTCCTGCGCAAGGATGACGACGGCAAGACCTATCTTGTAACTCCTGTGGAAAAAGTCGGCATCCGCGTGGTGGATGCACCTTTCGTGGCCGTCGAGATGAAGGTGACGGCGGGCGAGAAGGATGGCGGACCGCTGCTGACCTTCCGCACCAATGTCGGCGATGTGGTGGAGGCCGGGCCGGAGCATCCGCTACGCTTTACGATTTTCGGAGAAAACCGCGAATTGAAACCCTATATTCTGGTGCGCGGCAGGCTGGAGGCGCTCGTCTCGCGGGCGGTGATGTATGATCTCGTGGCACTCGGCGAGGTGATCGATGTGGACGGTGTCGAGATGTTTGCCGTGCGCTCGGGCGGGGTTGTCTTTCCCGTGATGCCCGCCAAAGAACTGGAACGGCTTTCGCAATGA
- a CDS encoding AAA family ATPase, with protein MGVMNTGETLDEKAIVASAEKALSDIAAIRAEVSKVIFGQEKVVQNTLLAILSGGHALLVGVPGLAKTKLVTTLGTVLGLDANRIQFTPDLMPSDILGSEVMDQDENGRRSFRFIKGPVFAQLLMADEINRASPRTQSALLQAMQEYHITMAGQRYDLPKPFHVLATQNPLEQEGTYPLPEAQLDRFLLQVDVGYPELAAERQILLDTTGTASGEARKVIDAERMMEIQALIRQMPVSDKVVDAILSLVRSARPGHGNKLTDKHVVWGPGPRAGQSLMLTARARALYEGRLAPSLDDVYALAEPVLEHRMALTFAARAEGMSVRDVIAALVEQAKN; from the coding sequence ATGGGCGTGATGAATACCGGCGAAACCCTCGACGAAAAAGCCATCGTCGCCTCGGCCGAAAAGGCGCTTTCGGATATTGCCGCGATCCGCGCGGAGGTATCCAAGGTCATCTTCGGCCAGGAAAAAGTGGTTCAGAACACGCTTCTCGCAATACTCTCGGGCGGCCACGCGTTGCTCGTCGGCGTTCCCGGGCTTGCCAAGACCAAGCTCGTCACCACGCTCGGAACGGTTCTCGGGCTCGATGCCAACCGCATCCAGTTCACACCGGACCTCATGCCATCGGATATTCTCGGCTCCGAAGTCATGGATCAGGATGAAAACGGGCGGCGCTCCTTCCGCTTCATAAAAGGTCCGGTGTTTGCGCAATTGCTGATGGCGGATGAAATCAACCGCGCAAGCCCGCGCACGCAGTCCGCACTGCTGCAGGCCATGCAGGAATATCACATCACCATGGCCGGCCAGCGTTACGACCTGCCGAAACCGTTCCACGTTCTCGCAACCCAGAACCCGCTGGAACAGGAAGGCACCTATCCACTGCCTGAAGCGCAGCTCGACCGCTTCCTGCTGCAGGTGGATGTCGGCTATCCCGAGCTTGCCGCCGAACGCCAGATATTGCTCGACACGACAGGCACCGCATCGGGCGAGGCACGCAAGGTAATCGACGCCGAACGCATGATGGAAATCCAGGCGCTCATCCGCCAGATGCCGGTCAGCGACAAGGTTGTGGACGCGATCCTTTCGCTTGTCCGCTCTGCCCGCCCCGGCCACGGCAACAAATTGACCGACAAACACGTTGTCTGGGGTCCGGGTCCCCGCGCCGGCCAGTCCCTGATGCTGACGGCACGCGCCCGTGCGCTTTACGAAGGCAGGCTCGCGCCGTCGCTGGACGATGTCTATGCGTTGGCCGAACCGGTGCTGGAGCACCGCATGGCGCTGACATTCGCCGCCCGCGCCGAAGGCATGTCGGTGCGCGATGTCATCGCAGCCCTTGTGGAGCAGGCGAAGAACTAA
- a CDS encoding DUF58 domain-containing protein: MASIGQIVDKTPGSEVLARARQRAALVPDCMVEAKRIANTVTAGWHGRRKRGIGENFWQFRPYAEGESLSRIDWRRSARDDHTYVRDREWEAAHTIWLWADMSPSMMFKSTLGSVSKESRALVLMLALAEILARSGERIGCPGIMEPISARNAAERLAAAIMHAPLTTGMPETGMIRGASDIVLIGDFLDDAKNVMERISPLARRGLRGHVVEIADPAEETFPYSGRTEFTDPETGEKLVSGRAETIREDYTRAYLARREALSSSLRRLGWNFVFHRTDHLASEALVAVHMYLSGAPAQGGGNR; encoded by the coding sequence GTGGCATCCATCGGCCAGATCGTAGATAAGACACCGGGTAGCGAAGTCCTGGCGCGCGCGCGCCAGCGTGCCGCACTGGTGCCGGACTGCATGGTCGAAGCCAAGCGCATCGCCAACACCGTCACCGCCGGCTGGCACGGCCGGCGCAAGCGCGGCATCGGCGAGAATTTCTGGCAGTTCCGCCCCTATGCCGAAGGTGAGAGTCTGTCGCGCATCGACTGGCGACGCTCGGCCCGCGACGACCACACCTATGTGCGCGATAGGGAATGGGAAGCTGCCCACACCATCTGGCTGTGGGCCGACATGTCGCCGTCGATGATGTTCAAATCCACACTCGGCTCCGTCTCCAAGGAAAGCCGCGCATTGGTGCTGATGCTGGCGCTGGCGGAAATCCTTGCGCGCTCGGGCGAGCGCATAGGTTGTCCCGGTATCATGGAGCCCATCTCGGCCAGAAACGCCGCCGAACGTCTGGCTGCCGCCATCATGCACGCGCCGCTCACCACAGGCATGCCGGAAACGGGCATGATCCGCGGTGCAAGCGACATCGTCCTCATAGGCGATTTTCTCGACGATGCGAAAAACGTTATGGAGCGGATTTCGCCACTCGCGCGGCGCGGCTTGCGCGGCCATGTGGTGGAAATCGCCGATCCGGCCGAAGAAACCTTCCCCTATTCGGGCCGCACCGAATTTACCGACCCGGAAACCGGTGAAAAACTCGTCTCCGGCCGCGCGGAAACCATTCGCGAGGATTATACCCGCGCCTATCTCGCCCGCCGCGAAGCGCTGTCTTCGTCGCTGCGCCGTCTAGGCTGGAATTTCGTGTTTCACCGCACCGATCATCTTGCCTCCGAGGCGCTTGTGGCTGTTCACATGTATTTGTCCGGTGCGCCCGCGCAAGGCGGTGGCAACCGATGA
- a CDS encoding DUF4159 domain-containing protein encodes MSALPFVFTSPYILFGLLALPAIWWLLRLTPPRPKAEVFPPLKILATVLKREETPSKSPWWLTLLRMALAAAVIFALADPVVNPRNNSIAGTGPLVLVVDNSWASATDWQRRVDTAQALIGDAERADRPVSISFTADAEHDAVPATTAVALDKLAAAKPKPLAPDRVRTAEAITEALNGTSPGTLAYIADGVATAQDESALKTLASLSAAEFRIVTGDGKSIAAITGAANNADAMSVTLSRLDTASPSRLTVNAQDSQGRILATGTASFAPGEAETTATVEAPFELRNDFARLSIEAVSTAGAVHLLDDGFRRRRVALLAGETGNDFQPLLQPLYYISRALQPFVDLIPQRQADLAQAIPEILQSNPSVIVMADIGRLPQETYEPMQRWLAAGGTLIRFAGPRLAAAPTNDPLVPVTLRQGERALGGALSWAEPQPLADFPNFGAFAGMPKADGVLVKRQVLAEPTPDLAERTWASLADGTPLVTTRNVEAGRIVLFHVSAEASWSDLPISGHFVDMLRRIVQLSKAGGASTSANAPAAALPPFRLLTAEGALSADVGSARPLEMRPGQAPRTGFDNPPGLYGTEDGFVALNLLPAGATLRPLDTSLAGVNTTSEALIGETAKSLRPALFIAAFLMLIADSLIVLFMNGAFARLPKARSATAATVLLAIGAFAAMSPSDARADDPKPGDEQIFERLDTTHLAYVRTGEDDVDRISEQGLQGLSEFLTWRTTLEPGQPVGLDISKDELSFYPIIYWPVSASAPMPSSAAISRIDAYMRAGGTVLFDTRDQFSSLDTGATSPNGERLQAILANIDIPPLEPVPEDHVLTRSFYLLTNFPGRYNGSPLWVESRQGAAKTTSGLSSSGDGVTPIMITGNDFAGAWAVDAQGAPVLPTVPPDELQREHAFRSGVNIMMYMLTGNYKADQVHVPALLERLGQ; translated from the coding sequence ATGAGCGCATTGCCCTTCGTCTTCACCAGCCCCTATATTCTCTTCGGCCTTCTGGCGCTTCCAGCCATCTGGTGGCTGTTGCGGCTCACCCCGCCGCGCCCCAAGGCAGAGGTTTTTCCGCCGCTGAAAATTCTGGCCACCGTGCTGAAGCGCGAGGAAACGCCCTCGAAAAGCCCGTGGTGGCTGACATTGCTGCGCATGGCGCTCGCCGCCGCCGTGATTTTCGCGCTGGCCGATCCGGTGGTGAACCCACGCAACAACAGCATTGCCGGCACTGGTCCCCTGGTGCTTGTGGTCGATAATAGCTGGGCCTCCGCAACTGATTGGCAGAGACGCGTCGACACCGCTCAGGCCCTGATCGGCGATGCGGAAAGGGCTGATCGCCCCGTTTCCATCAGCTTCACCGCAGATGCCGAACACGACGCCGTGCCAGCCACAACGGCGGTGGCGCTGGACAAGCTCGCCGCCGCCAAGCCGAAGCCGCTTGCGCCCGACCGCGTGCGCACGGCGGAAGCCATTACCGAGGCGCTGAACGGCACCTCCCCCGGCACGCTCGCCTATATTGCCGACGGCGTTGCCACCGCGCAGGATGAAAGCGCACTCAAAACGCTGGCCAGCCTCTCAGCTGCCGAGTTCCGCATCGTCACGGGTGATGGGAAATCCATCGCCGCCATTACCGGCGCCGCCAACAATGCCGATGCGATGAGCGTCACGCTATCGCGGCTCGACACGGCCTCCCCCAGCCGGTTGACCGTCAATGCGCAGGACAGCCAGGGCCGCATCCTTGCCACTGGCACCGCCAGTTTCGCCCCCGGCGAAGCGGAAACGACGGCAACGGTGGAAGCGCCTTTCGAATTGCGCAACGACTTCGCCCGCCTCTCCATCGAGGCAGTTTCGACGGCGGGCGCGGTGCATCTTCTGGATGACGGTTTCCGCCGCCGCCGCGTGGCGCTGCTGGCCGGTGAAACCGGCAATGATTTCCAGCCGCTGCTGCAGCCGCTTTATTACATCAGCCGCGCCCTTCAGCCTTTTGTCGATCTCATCCCGCAACGACAGGCAGATCTTGCGCAGGCGATCCCGGAAATCCTGCAATCCAATCCTTCCGTCATCGTCATGGCCGATATCGGACGTCTGCCGCAGGAGACCTATGAGCCGATGCAGCGCTGGCTTGCCGCCGGCGGCACGCTGATCCGTTTTGCCGGACCGCGCCTTGCCGCAGCCCCCACCAATGATCCGCTGGTGCCGGTGACGTTGCGGCAGGGTGAACGCGCACTTGGCGGCGCGCTCTCATGGGCCGAGCCACAGCCGCTTGCCGATTTTCCGAATTTCGGCGCCTTTGCCGGAATGCCGAAGGCCGATGGCGTGCTCGTAAAACGGCAGGTTCTGGCCGAACCGACACCGGACCTCGCCGAGCGCACCTGGGCGAGCCTTGCCGACGGCACGCCACTCGTCACCACCCGCAATGTCGAAGCGGGCCGCATCGTGCTGTTCCATGTCAGCGCCGAGGCAAGCTGGTCCGACCTGCCGATATCAGGCCACTTCGTCGATATGTTGCGCCGTATCGTGCAATTGTCCAAGGCAGGCGGTGCTTCCACCTCCGCGAATGCCCCGGCCGCAGCATTACCGCCCTTCCGGCTACTGACGGCCGAAGGTGCTTTGTCAGCCGATGTCGGCTCCGCCCGGCCGTTGGAAATGCGCCCCGGTCAAGCTCCCCGCACCGGTTTCGACAATCCCCCCGGCCTTTATGGCACAGAGGATGGTTTCGTGGCTCTCAATCTTCTACCGGCTGGCGCCACGCTTCGCCCGCTCGATACCTCGCTCGCCGGTGTCAACACCACCAGCGAAGCACTGATCGGCGAAACGGCGAAATCGCTGCGCCCGGCCTTGTTCATCGCCGCCTTCCTGATGTTGATTGCCGACAGTCTCATCGTGCTCTTTATGAACGGCGCCTTCGCACGCTTGCCGAAAGCCCGCAGCGCCACAGCTGCCACCGTGCTGCTGGCCATTGGCGCCTTCGCCGCGATGTCCCCGAGCGATGCGCGCGCCGACGACCCCAAACCCGGTGACGAGCAGATTTTCGAGCGGCTGGACACGACGCATCTCGCTTATGTCCGCACCGGCGAGGACGATGTCGACCGCATTTCCGAACAGGGTTTGCAGGGATTGAGCGAATTCCTGACCTGGCGCACGACGCTGGAGCCCGGCCAGCCGGTCGGCCTCGATATATCCAAGGACGAATTATCCTTTTACCCGATCATCTACTGGCCGGTGTCGGCCTCCGCCCCCATGCCGTCGAGCGCTGCCATATCGCGCATCGATGCCTATATGCGCGCCGGTGGCACCGTTCTGTTCGACACGCGCGATCAGTTTTCGTCGCTCGACACTGGCGCGACCAGCCCCAATGGCGAACGTTTGCAGGCGATCCTCGCCAATATCGATATTCCGCCGCTGGAGCCCGTGCCGGAAGACCACGTCCTGACGCGGTCTTTCTACCTGCTCACCAATTTCCCCGGCCGTTACAACGGCTCGCCGCTCTGGGTGGAATCGCGCCAGGGGGCGGCGAAGACGACATCCGGCCTCTCTTCCTCCGGCGATGGCGTAACGCCGATCATGATAACAGGCAATGATTTTGCCGGCGCATGGGCCGTCGATGCGCAGGGCGCGCCGGTGCTGCCCACTGTGCCGCCGGACGAGTTGCAGCGCGAACATGCGTTTCGCTCTGGCGTCAACATCATGATGTATATGCTGACCGGCAACTACAAGGCCGATCAGGTACACGTTCCCGCACTTCTCGAACGGTTGGGGCAGTGA
- a CDS encoding GNAT family N-acetyltransferase — MNFVLSDTADAEAEKAIRDPLVAYNLARFGESDKRELIITIRDDENTVTGGLVGYTGRGWLYVQLLFIPETLRGQGTGAKLLGMAEEEAKKRGCMGAYIDTMNPDALRLYERCGFTKIGSLAPLSSGQAITWLEKRF; from the coding sequence ATGAATTTCGTTTTGAGCGACACCGCGGATGCAGAAGCTGAAAAGGCCATCCGCGATCCCCTGGTGGCCTATAATCTCGCCCGTTTTGGCGAAAGCGACAAACGCGAACTCATCATCACAATCCGCGACGATGAGAACACCGTCACCGGGGGTCTTGTCGGCTATACCGGCCGCGGCTGGCTTTATGTGCAGCTTCTCTTCATCCCCGAGACCTTACGCGGTCAAGGCACAGGCGCGAAGCTTCTCGGCATGGCGGAAGAGGAAGCGAAAAAGCGCGGCTGCATGGGCGCTTATATCGACACGATGAACCCGGATGCGCTGAGGCTTTATGAGCGCTGCGGTTTCACCAAGATCGGCTCGCTTGCCCCGCTCTCCAGCGGCCAGGCGATCACATGGCTTGAAAAGCGTTTCTAA
- a CDS encoding MFS transporter — protein sequence MTAITMNDALERAGAGAYQRRLMGIFGLVWAADAMQVLAVGFTAASIALTFGLTVPQALQTGTAFFFGMLLGAAGFGRLADRYGRRRVLIVTVACDAVFGVLSVFAPNFAILLVLRFLTGAAVGGTLPVDYAMMAEFLPAKTRGRWLVMLEGFWAIGTLIVALAAWGASLAGVADAWRYIFAVTAFPAVVGLGLRFMVPESPLYLVRRGRSDEAKVIVNRMLVVNGRAPLDAGTGLFQPEVSKGQGIFSPALRQRSIMILAIWFLVSVSYYGVFTWMPAKLAGDGFGFVRGYGFLVLVALAQIPGYALAAYGVEKWGRKPTLIGFCLLSALGCLLFTLATGGAMIATSLLIMSFALLGTWGALYAFTPELYPTESRATGMGAAGAMARLGGLLAPSLLGYAIAQDFGFAIGIFAGLLVLAAIAATMINAETRRVALS from the coding sequence ATGACGGCAATCACCATGAACGATGCGCTGGAACGCGCAGGTGCGGGCGCCTATCAGCGGAGGTTGATGGGTATTTTCGGCCTCGTCTGGGCAGCGGATGCCATGCAGGTGCTGGCGGTCGGCTTCACTGCCGCCTCGATTGCCCTAACGTTTGGCCTGACTGTTCCGCAGGCCCTTCAAACCGGAACGGCCTTCTTCTTTGGCATGCTTTTAGGTGCTGCCGGTTTCGGGCGTCTGGCGGACCGTTACGGTCGCCGCCGTGTGTTGATCGTCACCGTGGCCTGCGATGCCGTGTTCGGTGTACTTTCCGTCTTTGCGCCGAACTTTGCCATTCTTCTTGTCCTACGCTTTTTGACGGGTGCGGCTGTCGGCGGCACCCTGCCGGTGGATTATGCGATGATGGCGGAATTCCTGCCCGCAAAAACCCGGGGGCGCTGGCTGGTCATGCTGGAAGGCTTCTGGGCCATCGGAACCCTGATCGTGGCGCTTGCAGCGTGGGGCGCTAGCCTTGCCGGTGTTGCCGATGCCTGGCGTTATATTTTCGCGGTTACGGCTTTCCCAGCCGTTGTGGGTCTGGGTTTACGGTTCATGGTGCCCGAATCGCCGCTTTACCTCGTGCGGAGAGGCCGATCGGACGAAGCCAAGGTCATCGTCAACCGTATGCTGGTGGTAAACGGCCGCGCGCCACTTGATGCAGGGACAGGGCTTTTTCAGCCGGAGGTTTCAAAAGGGCAGGGGATATTTTCGCCGGCGCTCAGACAGCGCAGCATCATGATCCTTGCCATCTGGTTCCTTGTCTCCGTTTCCTATTATGGCGTCTTCACCTGGATGCCGGCAAAACTGGCGGGAGACGGTTTCGGCTTCGTGCGCGGTTATGGTTTCCTCGTGCTGGTGGCACTGGCGCAGATCCCCGGTTATGCGCTTGCGGCCTATGGCGTTGAAAAATGGGGCCGCAAGCCGACGCTGATCGGTTTCTGCCTGCTGTCCGCCCTCGGTTGCCTGCTCTTCACGCTCGCTACAGGCGGCGCAATGATCGCCACATCGCTTCTGATCATGAGCTTTGCGCTGCTTGGCACCTGGGGTGCGCTTTATGCCTTCACGCCCGAATTGTACCCGACGGAATCGCGTGCGACCGGCATGGGGGCTGCGGGCGCCATGGCAAGGCTGGGCGGCCTTCTGGCGCCGTCGTTGCTGGGTTATGCCATCGCGCAGGACTTCGGTTTCGCCATCGGCATTTTCGCCGGGCTGCTGGTGCTGGCTGCGATTGCCGCAACGATGATCAACGCGGAAACGCGGCGGGTGGCGCTCTCCTGA
- a CDS encoding GNAT family N-acetyltransferase gives MSKHDLVYLTEDASHDAIIEIINEEAFGPGRHTRAAARIREQGPHDRSLSFVCADDGETIASVRMTPVLAGGVKGHMLGPLAVRPSHKNMGIGRELVRIAIAAARRKGSEAVILIGDPPYYMPLGFEKVAYAALDFPGPVDPNRVLVVPVGDDVHQRLKGKIGWRKCEAAMPAAQAEDDGFEEPLRVYG, from the coding sequence ATGTCCAAGCACGATCTTGTCTACCTTACCGAGGACGCGTCGCACGACGCCATCATCGAAATCATCAACGAAGAAGCATTCGGCCCCGGTCGGCACACCCGTGCCGCCGCGCGCATTCGCGAGCAGGGTCCGCATGACCGGTCGCTGTCCTTCGTCTGCGCCGATGATGGCGAGACGATCGCTTCGGTGCGCATGACGCCGGTTTTGGCCGGTGGGGTGAAAGGCCATATGCTCGGCCCGCTTGCCGTGCGGCCTTCGCACAAGAACATGGGCATCGGTCGTGAACTCGTCCGGATTGCCATCGCTGCCGCCCGGCGGAAGGGTTCGGAGGCCGTCATTCTGATCGGCGATCCGCCCTATTACATGCCGCTTGGTTTCGAAAAGGTCGCCTACGCCGCGCTTGATTTTCCAGGCCCGGTGGATCCGAACCGGGTGCTGGTCGTGCCTGTTGGTGACGACGTGCACCAGCGGCTGAAGGGCAAGATCGGCTGGCGCAAATGCGAGGCCGCCATGCCTGCAGCCCAGGCGGAAGACGACGGCTTCGAAGAGCCTCTTCGGGTTTACGGCTGA
- a CDS encoding glutathione S-transferase family protein: MGMLVEGVWKDVWYDTKETKGHFKRSASQFRNWVTVDGAPGPSGEGGFKAERDRYHLYVSLACPWAHRTLIFRKLKKLEDLISVSVVDPLMLENGWEFRPEGERTPGATEDHLFGFSTLWQVYTKADANYSGRVTVPVLWDKERGTIVSNESAEIIRMFNVAFNDLTGSEADYYPEALRADIDALNDVIYDTVNNGVYKAGFATTQDAYQQNAVKVFETLDMLEDRLEDRRFLFGAEQTEADWRLFTTLVRFDPVYVGHFKCNIRRIHDYPHLTGYLRDLYQTPGVPDTVDIRHIKEHYYRSHLTINPTGIVPVGPELDLTMAHSRETLA; encoded by the coding sequence ATGGGCATGCTGGTGGAAGGCGTATGGAAAGACGTCTGGTACGACACCAAGGAAACCAAGGGGCACTTCAAGCGCAGCGCCTCGCAATTTCGCAACTGGGTAACGGTGGATGGCGCGCCCGGACCTTCCGGCGAAGGTGGCTTCAAGGCCGAGAGGGATCGCTACCACCTCTACGTGTCGCTCGCCTGCCCCTGGGCGCATCGCACCCTGATTTTCCGTAAACTGAAAAAGCTGGAAGACCTGATTTCCGTCTCTGTCGTCGATCCGCTGATGCTGGAAAACGGCTGGGAGTTCAGACCGGAAGGCGAACGCACTCCGGGTGCGACCGAGGACCACCTCTTCGGCTTCTCCACACTGTGGCAGGTCTATACCAAAGCGGATGCCAACTATTCGGGACGGGTGACCGTGCCGGTACTGTGGGACAAAGAACGCGGCACCATCGTCTCCAATGAATCGGCCGAAATCATCCGCATGTTCAACGTGGCCTTCAACGACCTCACCGGATCGGAGGCGGATTATTATCCCGAAGCACTGCGCGCCGACATCGATGCGCTGAACGACGTTATCTACGACACCGTCAACAACGGCGTCTACAAGGCCGGTTTCGCCACCACCCAGGATGCTTATCAGCAAAATGCCGTGAAGGTGTTTGAAACGCTTGATATGCTGGAAGACCGGCTGGAGGACCGCCGTTTCCTGTTCGGTGCAGAACAGACGGAAGCAGACTGGCGTCTCTTCACCACGCTGGTGCGATTCGACCCTGTTTATGTCGGCCACTTCAAGTGCAACATCCGCCGCATTCACGATTACCCGCATCTCACGGGTTACCTCCGCGACCTCTACCAGACACCAGGCGTGCCGGACACAGTCGATATCCGCCACATCAAGGAACATTATTACCGCAGCCACCTCACCATCAACCCGACAGGTATCGTGCCCGTTGGCCCGGAACTGGACCTTACCATGGCCCATAGCCGTGAGACGCTTGCCTAA